The following are encoded in a window of Bacillota bacterium genomic DNA:
- a CDS encoding TIGR04086 family membrane protein has translation MRMTGGYPLSSRVLSALLRVIIGLGGGLVVAALMAITGSVLVSLVASLAHLQLSSDIIFRTFNFLSIGLGAAYTGRYVGRAGWLMGGLLAFLYYCLLTWWVEGSLQFLTQANPEWLGQIGIAIAVGILGGIVGVNLSNDH, from the coding sequence GTGAGGATGACTGGGGGATATCCGCTCTCAAGCAGGGTATTGTCAGCTTTGCTTCGAGTTATTATTGGTCTGGGCGGGGGTCTGGTGGTTGCTGCTCTAATGGCAATTACCGGGTCTGTTTTGGTCTCATTGGTGGCCTCATTGGCTCATCTGCAGCTAAGTTCCGATATTATTTTCCGAACTTTTAACTTCCTTAGTATCGGCTTAGGCGCAGCCTATACGGGGAGATACGTAGGGCGGGCAGGGTGGTTGATGGGTGGCCTGCTCGCCTTCTTGTATTACTGCCTGTTGACTTGGTGGGTGGAGGGAAGTCTGCAGTTCTTGACTCAAGCCAATCCTGAATGGTTAGGTCAGATCGGGATTGCTATCGCAGTAGGGATTCTCGGTGGGATCGTCGGGGTGAATCTCAGCAATGACCACTAA